The following DNA comes from Merismopedia glauca CCAP 1448/3.
GGTCAGGCGAAATATGGGATCTAAAATTAACCTTCGAGCAAACTTCTGAGCATCCAAGCCGTCTTTTCATGTACCTGCATTCTTTGAGTCAGTAAATCGGCTGTTGGCTCATCATTGACTTTTTCGGTAATGGGAAAGACCGATCTAGCCGTTCTAACTACTGCTTCTTGACCTTCAACTAACAGGCGAATCATATCTTCAGCTTTAGGAACGCCTAGAGTTTCGGTAATTGAGCTTAACTTAGCATAATCGCTATAGGTTCCAGGGGCGGGAAATCCTAGAGTTCTAATCCGTTCTGCGATCAAATCGACGGCTAAGGCTAACTCGTTATACTGCTGCTCAAACATTAGATGTAATGTTCGGAACATTGGTCCTGTGACATTCCAGTGGAAATTGTGGGTTTTCAAGTACAGAGTATAAGTATCAGCTAGGAGACGAGAAAGCCCTTGTGCAATTTTTTGGCGCTCTTGCTCTTCGATCCCAATGTCAACTTTAATTTTAGTGTTAGTGGTATGCATTTTTACTCGTGATCGGGATTGATTAGGTTCTCGCTGAAGATCTACAGCAGTTCCTTCAGTTATGAGGTACGAGAGTAGCAATGAGTCAGGCAGTTTCCTGAATATCAATGATTCGCTATGTACTTCACTACAGCCGGAACGGCTGTATCACCAGTGTTGGTCTGGGTTCTGAATTTTTGAATGGGGAATTTCGCTAACTAATTAGCTGTCAGATAGCAGACATGCAAAATGCCTAATTTATGTTTCGATTAAGGGAGGTGGATTCTCTTGATCGACATAACCCTGGCTGATCTCAACAATATTGCCATTAGGATCTGCTATCCAAACTGTACGCCATCCTGGAATAAAATTATCAAAATTGAGTGGACCGAGAGTAATTTGGGCATCTTTACCCATTTCTGCTAGTTTAGCGTCAACATCATTAACTTGAAAACCCAGATGACGCCAAGCTGGGTAAACGGGTCCATCGTTAGTAGCTGGAAGATTTGAAGAATCTCCATTGGCTTGGAAAAGCTCAAGATACATATCACCCAACCTCAGAAAGACGATTTGCTGATCGCCAAGTGGCGCAACTCGCGCTCGTTGGAAGCCAAAATATTTGGTGTAGAACTTTTCAGTAGCAATCGGGTCTTTACAGCTTATTGCCATCTGAGAAAATTTAAGCAAGGTTATTACTAATCCTCTTGATTGTAGACATGAAATTAAACTATACCTAGTGGTCTGTCAAGCAATAACTGACTGATAGCTTGACTGTGAAAAGCTTGCTAAATGATACTTTCAGAGAATCTTTAGCCATCAAAATAAAGTTGACAGACCACTAGGGTGCCAGGTGCGATCGCCTTGAACTTTTTTACTGGTACGATCCATCTGGGTAGCGAACTACACCAGCGAAATGAGTGGCAATTTTTCCATTTTGCAAAACCCAGTTATCGTAGAAGCTGAGTTCCCCAAGATCGCCGTTGACACTTTTAGTTTTGACCTTTTCTACGATCATCAATGTGTTCTCTGTCTCAGCCCATTGAGCAATTTCGACGTGTAAATCCTCTAGGCTAAAAATGCGACTTTCAAAGAATTCTTTGAGTGCTTTTCTACCTTTGATGTAGACGGGTTTTCGATTTTCAGTTAAAGTACTAATTAGCAACAAATCTTCAGTATATTGATTGAGTAAACCATCAATATTCTTAGCTTTGATAAAGCCGATATGTTCTTGATAAAGTTTGCCTAAAGGTGAACTTGGCACTTCTATTTTAGCTGTTGAAGCATCTGCATAAGTGCCATCTGGATAGCGAATTACTCCAGCAAAATGGATCGCAATTTTTCCATTTGGTAGAAACCAATTATCGTAGAATTCAACTTTGCCAACCTCGCCGTTAACCCCTGTAGTTTCGATCTCTTCTACTATCATCAGGGTGTTTTCTGTTTCAGCCCACTGCTTCAGAGTAATGTTGATATCTTCGAGACTGAAAATGCGACTTTCAAAAAATTCTTGGAGTGCTTTTCTACCTTGAATGTAGAGGGGCTGACGATTCTCGGTTAAAGTGCTAATTAGGAGCAGATCTTCAGTGTATTGATTGAGTAAGCCATCGACATTTTTGGCTTTGATGAAACCGATATGCTCTTGATAAAGTTTGCTCATCGGAGAGAGCGCCAATTGTTCTAAAGGAGTTTCCATATAAATCTTTTTCCTGAGATGTTTTTGACGAAAAAATAGACACAATCTCCGTCCATTAGACCTCCTGCATAAATCCGAAATTAAACGCTATAACCAATAGACATCTTGCAGAAGTAAAGCCGGATTCAATCTGGGCAAGGCGTTCAGCGAATTTTCAATTAATAACTGAAAGTGAATTACCTGATACTCAAATCGAGTTGTGACAGCTATTCAGCCCCATCAAGATAATAAACATTTTGAGTTATGCAAGAGGTCTACAACAGTTCCTTCAGTTATGAGGTACGAGAGCAGCAATTAGCAAACCAGTATGAGGTACGAGAGCAGCAATTAGCAAACCAGTTTCTCAAACGTTGAGGATTCACTGTGTACTTCACTACAGCCGGAACGGCTGTAATAACTAAAAAGACTTTCAGCTAATTATTTATTATTAGTCGATCGTCTCTAAAAACGTGATGACACAAAGATCTGTTTGATACTTTTGCTGGAGGTCTATTTATGACGGGAAGATTCCCAAAAATTAACCGTTTTGTGTCAGTCGTTGAACGATATCTGTGGGCTGAAATGCAGTAAGTTTATTATTATTAAAGCGAACTGACAACTCAGCGCCACCTCTATAGCAGTTCTCAATTGAGTGAGATACAGATTGCTTTTTTGAAACTCTTGTTTGCTGTGCATCTTACCCGCCCATGAGTAGTGCATCAAAACCAGAACCGCTATATTGCTAACGTGCGGAATTTGGACTGGGGAATGATAACGAAATAGTTTGGGCATTGTTTAATTGGAAAAGAAGCTACTTAATTTAATCGAAAAAAGAGCTACTTACCTGCTTAACTTATTTGGTAATTATCCCTAAACCCAAAAACCAAAGTGATGTGCAATTTTGCCATTTTGCATATACCAAGCATCTCCAACTGTTGCTAGACCAAGATTGCTAGTGAATGTTGCTTGAAAGAAAATGGAGGTTTCAGTTTCCGTAAAATCGAGTGTCTTGACATCAATATTGCCAATGACACTCATGTACTTATGGAAAAACTTTTTGATCTCTTGGCGACCTTTAATCGTAAAAGGTGCAGGTCGATCTGGAAAACCGTTAAAAAAGGTAGTTATAACTGCATCTTCCGCATAATCTCGATCTACCATCTCATCTATTTTACCTGCGGCGATCGCCTCTAAATGAGCATCAAAAAATTTCCGACTAGGTGAAGCTATTGCTGTTGTCATTTTTTCGATCTCCTAAATAGTTCCAAGCTCGATCTAAGACCTGGTATTGTCATGCCTTAATCGATGAAATTGAAGCAAAAAAAGCTCTTACAACCGTGCTGAACCTTCGTTGTAATCAAGTGAATCGACAATATAAGTTTGAACCACAGGCTTACCCGTGCGAGGCGATCGCTTGACTACCCAAGTTTGGTAAGCGTCCAGAATAATCCTTTGGCTCTTGGATGCAGGAGGATTCCACACGCTAGCTTCCCATTTAACCACCACCTTAACCTCCGACTGATTTGCGGCTGGGGTTAGCTTGACTTCCTTGACGGTATGTACTTCATCAAAGAAGATCCCGATAACGCGCTCGTACCAACCTTTAAAGCCCTCAAACCCGTATACTGTAGCTTCAGGAAACTGCATTTCTAGTCCTTCTTCGGCAAGGTAAGGCACGAATTCGGCTAGGGGAGCATGAACATCTAGCTTAGAGTACCAAGCCATTGCCATTTCTTTGAGTTCTGATTCGGTTAGAGGTGCAAGTGTTGTAACTGTCATGGTTTTACTCCATCTATAGAACAATTCTCGATCTGAAAACTATGATTCTAAGTCGCCCCAAAATTGATTAGACTTCTGGCGAAACTCAAGCAAGATTGTCTCTGGGTCAGGATTTGAGCTAATACCAATTTCCAAAAGTAACTGAAGACTTAGTGGATCGAAATGTTTGATATATCGCTATTTCAAGATTCAGATCTATTTAGCTACTTTTGACAAACGGTATAATCACGATCTGGATTCAATCAAGGCTTATTGAGAATAAGGCTAATTACTCAGAAAATTCTCGATAACCAAGCTTATTGACAGAGGATTTATTGTGACTGCGATCGCGAACAGAGAAATCGAACTTTTCGGTGCTGAATCCCAAATCCCGATTCCCGTAGCCGCAGGCTGCGCGCAGCGCATATCCCGATTCCCGTAGCCGCAGGCTGCGCGCAGCGCATATCCCGATTCCCGATTCCCGACTCCCGACTCCCGACACACCAGAAATATCGGACTTATGCAAGAGGTCTATTGGTTATTGACCGCATTTGATACTGGTATTGTGACCTGGCACCTCATTGGTGAGAACTAAGTCAATCAAGAAAGGACCTTTGTGCTGCAATGCTTGGGTAATAGCTGCACTGATTTGCTCTGGCTGTTCTACCCGAACCGATGGGACTCCGAGCGATCGCGCTAACTCGTCAAACCGAATCTCTGGATCGCAGATATCGAAGGATGCGGGAAAATTATGGTCTGCTATCTGCTGTTCTTGCCAATAGTGCTGGATATTGAATTTTAAGATCCGATAGCTGTGATTGTTGCAGATGACAAATTTAGCATCGACTTCGTGATGAGCAGCAGTCCAAAGCGCCTGAATCGTGTACATACTACCGCCATCCCCTGTAAATCCAATTACAGTTTTTTCAGGATTAGCCAGCTTGGCACCAATGGCTCCTGGAATCCCCACACCCAAAGAACCACCCCGCGTCTGGAAATAATTTCCCACCGTTGTTGGTGGCAAATATCGACACAGTTCGGGAGAATTAGTCAGTGCTTCATCAAAAACAAGCGCATCTTTAGGCAATTGTGCCGCTAACTCTTCAGCAAACCTTGACATATGGATCGGCGCTAAGTTCCGAACGGCCAGATCGGCACTTAGTTGAACCGCTAATCCTTGTTTATGAGCTTCCGTAATCTCGACAACTCTCTGATTAGCTGCCGCTACTTGTTCGCTACTCATGGTTGCTTCCAAAGTAGTCGCTAGCTTAGCCAAGCTGACTTTAGGATCTCCTAGCAGTCCCAGATCTACTGGGAAATTCTTCGCGATTTCGTAGGTATTCAAATCGATGTGAATCACCTTAGCTCCAGGAGCAAAATTGCCACCCAAAGCTGGGAATACCTCTGGAAATACGTAAGTTCCAGTAATTAAGACTGCATCTGCTTGAGAGGTGATCCGAACGCTATCTTCCCCAAACATATGACCTAACAACCCTCCATAGAGAGGATGGGTTGCACTCATATTAGGTTCAGATGAATCTGCACCCCAAACCTGTGCGCCGATAATTTCTGCCACACGGGTTAACTCAGCTTGAGCATCCGAAAAAGCGACACCATCACCCATAATAATTAATGGTTTGGAGGCATGAGCTAATATCGATGCCGCTTGAGCTAGTTCTTCAGGTTCAGGAGTAACTCGCGTTGAGGGAATAGAAGTGGGAACCACTGGCTCATCATTAGGAGCATCCAGAATATCCATCGGTAACGAGATGAATACAGGTCCCATCGGAGGTGTAGCCGCAATTTTGATCCCTCGTCGCAATACCCGTAGTAAAGAGTTAGGATCTACCACCCTGGTTGCCCATTTGGTCACAGGTTTTGTCATACTCACTAGGTCAGCAGCCATTTGGGCATCCATAGCATCGTATTTGATGCCAGCTTCACCAGCAATCACGACTAAAGGAGCATGACCGCGCATAGCTTGGTAGATCATACCAATACCATTGCCTAAACCTACACCACTATGTAGTTGCACGATAGTTGGTTGTTTAGTAGCACGAGCGTAACCATCGGCTGTTCCGACAGCAATTGTTTCTTGCAGAGCAAAGATGTATTTAAATTCTGGGTAATAGTCACTCAGGGAATCTAGGAACCCTTGCTCAACAGTGCCAGGGTTGCCAAACATATAGTGTATGCCATCAGCCAGAAGTTGTTCGACGATCGCAAAACGACCGGTTCTATTAGCCATAACTTCCGCTCTTATCTTCAATTTCAAAGGAATTGGTGGGATCTAATGCCATTTATCAAAAGTGGCTAAATAGATCGGAAGCTTTAAATATCGATTGGATTACTTTCGTAAGAGGTTTAATCGGCAGAAAACTCTGTCAAACTCACCATTGGTAACGCTTCAGACCGTTCTGTCAAACTCACCATCCGTAACGCTTCAGACCGTTCTCTAAAACTCACCATCCGTAACGCTTCAGACCTTTATCCAAAACTTCCACCAGTTTCTGTCCTGTTGTATAAGAATCTGGGGTAGAGCGACCTGTAATAAACGGATAGTCCACAATAACAGAGATTTCTTTGCCAAAATTGCCGTGGTATCGTCCATGAGGTCCTGTAGCATCTCGGAGGATGTATTCTAGGGGATAAGGAGGCGGACCCATATTAATGTCAGAACCGACAAATCCAGTGCCGTCTAGGTAGTCATATTCCTTACAATGACCGGTGACGTGTTTTCCCCAGATCAGGCTTTGGCGATCGCTAAAATCGCGAGCAAAAGCCAGACAAGCTACACCGTAACATTCGGCAGCAATTGGCTTACCTAGTTGGTAAAAACCTAAAATCAGGTCGTGAACCCGATGATTATTCGCCAAATCGACAATAGGACCGCTACCGCCAACAATCAACAAGGCATCGTATTGTTCTAAATCCTTTTGGATTAGATCGAGCGCTCGGTTGTAAGCTTCCCAGGCTCTAATGACTTTATCTACACTCCAATAGGGTCTATCTGGCAACCAAGCTGATAAAGTAATGGGGTTGTCCAGCCTAGGATTTCTAGGATCTTCCAACTGCTTAACTTTTTCAGCCATCTCAGAAGAGACAACTGGACGCCCTAGGGGTGGATCGACGAAAGTAGCATCCATGCTAGGAGGTAGTGCTACTGGTCTTTTTCCCGTGGGAGTGGCAAAATCAACTTGATAACCA
Coding sequences within:
- a CDS encoding thiamine pyrophosphate-binding protein, giving the protein MANRTGRFAIVEQLLADGIHYMFGNPGTVEQGFLDSLSDYYPEFKYIFALQETIAVGTADGYARATKQPTIVQLHSGVGLGNGIGMIYQAMRGHAPLVVIAGEAGIKYDAMDAQMAADLVSMTKPVTKWATRVVDPNSLLRVLRRGIKIAATPPMGPVFISLPMDILDAPNDEPVVPTSIPSTRVTPEPEELAQAASILAHASKPLIIMGDGVAFSDAQAELTRVAEIIGAQVWGADSSEPNMSATHPLYGGLLGHMFGEDSVRITSQADAVLITGTYVFPEVFPALGGNFAPGAKVIHIDLNTYEIAKNFPVDLGLLGDPKVSLAKLATTLEATMSSEQVAAANQRVVEITEAHKQGLAVQLSADLAVRNLAPIHMSRFAEELAAQLPKDALVFDEALTNSPELCRYLPPTTVGNYFQTRGGSLGVGIPGAIGAKLANPEKTVIGFTGDGGSMYTIQALWTAAHHEVDAKFVICNNHSYRILKFNIQHYWQEQQIADHNFPASFDICDPEIRFDELARSLGVPSVRVEQPEQISAAITQALQHKGPFLIDLVLTNEVPGHNTSIKCGQ
- a CDS encoding VOC family protein, which codes for MAISCKDPIATEKFYTKYFGFQRARVAPLGDQQIVFLRLGDMYLELFQANGDSSNLPATNDGPVYPAWRHLGFQVNDVDAKLAEMGKDAQITLGPLNFDNFIPGWRTVWIADPNGNIVEISQGYVDQENPPPLIET
- a CDS encoding nuclear transport factor 2 family protein, which codes for MTTAIASPSRKFFDAHLEAIAAGKIDEMVDRDYAEDAVITTFFNGFPDRPAPFTIKGRQEIKKFFHKYMSVIGNIDVKTLDFTETETSIFFQATFTSNLGLATVGDAWYMQNGKIAHHFGFWV
- a CDS encoding nuclear transport factor 2 family protein — its product is METPLEQLALSPMSKLYQEHIGFIKAKNVDGLLNQYTEDLLLISTLTENRQPLYIQGRKALQEFFESRIFSLEDINITLKQWAETENTLMIVEEIETTGVNGEVGKVEFYDNWFLPNGKIAIHFAGVIRYPDGTYADASTAKIEVPSSPLGKLYQEHIGFIKAKNIDGLLNQYTEDLLLISTLTENRKPVYIKGRKALKEFFESRIFSLEDLHVEIAQWAETENTLMIVEKVKTKSVNGDLGELSFYDNWVLQNGKIATHFAGVVRYPDGSYQ
- a CDS encoding type 1 glutamine amidotransferase domain-containing protein; this translates as MKKILTVLSEWGYWGEELVGPLETFDRAGYQVDFATPTGKRPVALPPSMDATFVDPPLGRPVVSSEMAEKVKQLEDPRNPRLDNPITLSAWLPDRPYWSVDKVIRAWEAYNRALDLIQKDLEQYDALLIVGGSGPIVDLANNHRVHDLILGFYQLGKPIAAECYGVACLAFARDFSDRQSLIWGKHVTGHCKEYDYLDGTGFVGSDINMGPPPYPLEYILRDATGPHGRYHGNFGKEISVIVDYPFITGRSTPDSYTTGQKLVEVLDKGLKRYGW
- a CDS encoding Dps family protein is translated as MHTTNTKIKVDIGIEEQERQKIAQGLSRLLADTYTLYLKTHNFHWNVTGPMFRTLHLMFEQQYNELALAVDLIAERIRTLGFPAPGTYSDYAKLSSITETLGVPKAEDMIRLLVEGQEAVVRTARSVFPITEKVNDEPTADLLTQRMQVHEKTAWMLRSLLEG